A genomic window from Abyssisolibacter fermentans includes:
- the rho gene encoding transcription termination factor Rho, whose product MWLFCVFSEVKINLNSNDELGSKKLNELREIAKAIGLKGYTKYKKNELLELIMQKNTDNETKKEVKKVEVNKTIDKEETKPKRRYDNNKSKEEYEKKRIDTNKAGIPERLCDEINKTGEVNTADGILELHTDGYGFLRCQNYLSSENDIYVSPSQIRRFNLKTGDKVFGVTRPPKSSEKYKALLYVKKINGEDPELCNKRRDFETLTPIYPNEKMTLETSARELSTRIIDLIAPIGKGQRGMIVAPPKAGKTILLKKIANSIASNHPNIEIIILLIDERPEEVTDMQRSVKADVVYSTFDEVPKHHTKVAEMVLERAKRLVEHGKDVVILLDSITRLARAYNLTIPPTGRTLSGGLDPGALHKPKRFFGAARNIEFGGSLTILATALIETGSRMDDVIFEEFKGTGNMEVHLDRKLSEKRIFPAIDINKSGTRREDLLLSSEELATIWNIRKSMSNASTAEVTEMMIDKLISTNNNKEFVNILNKM is encoded by the coding sequence ATGTGGCTGTTTTGTGTTTTTTCGGAGGTGAAAATAAATTTGAATAGTAATGATGAACTTGGTAGTAAGAAACTAAATGAACTAAGAGAGATAGCAAAAGCTATAGGGCTAAAAGGATATACAAAATACAAAAAGAATGAACTACTAGAATTGATTATGCAGAAAAATACTGATAATGAAACTAAAAAAGAAGTAAAAAAAGTAGAGGTTAATAAAACTATAGATAAAGAAGAAACTAAACCGAAAAGAAGATATGATAATAATAAATCTAAGGAAGAGTATGAAAAAAAACGTATTGATACTAACAAGGCAGGTATACCTGAAAGATTATGTGATGAAATAAATAAAACTGGTGAAGTGAATACAGCTGATGGTATATTAGAGCTTCACACCGATGGATATGGTTTTTTAAGATGTCAAAACTACTTATCTAGTGAGAATGATATATATGTTTCCCCGTCTCAAATAAGAAGATTCAATTTAAAAACTGGTGACAAAGTGTTTGGTGTTACGAGACCACCAAAATCTAGTGAGAAATATAAAGCATTATTATATGTTAAAAAAATAAATGGTGAAGATCCGGAATTATGTAATAAAAGGCGAGATTTCGAAACGCTTACTCCTATATATCCAAATGAGAAAATGACACTAGAGACTTCTGCGAGGGAATTATCTACAAGAATAATTGATTTAATAGCACCAATAGGTAAAGGTCAAAGAGGTATGATAGTAGCACCTCCTAAAGCTGGTAAAACCATATTACTTAAAAAGATAGCAAATAGTATAGCTTCTAATCATCCTAACATAGAAATAATAATATTATTAATTGATGAACGACCAGAAGAAGTAACAGATATGCAAAGATCAGTCAAAGCAGATGTAGTTTATTCTACATTTGATGAAGTACCAAAACACCATACAAAAGTTGCAGAGATGGTACTAGAAAGAGCTAAACGTCTTGTTGAACATGGTAAGGATGTTGTAATTTTATTAGATAGTATTACGAGACTTGCAAGAGCGTATAACCTTACAATACCTCCTACTGGCAGAACATTATCAGGAGGTTTAGATCCTGGTGCTTTGCATAAGCCTAAAAGATTCTTTGGGGCAGCTAGAAATATTGAATTTGGTGGAAGTTTAACTATATTAGCTACTGCATTAATCGAAACAGGAAGTAGAATGGATGATGTGATTTTTGAAGAATTTAAAGGAACTGGTAATATGGAGGTTCATTTAGATAGAAAGTTATCTGAGAAAAGAATATTTCCTGCTATTGATATTAATAAATCTGGTACAAGAAGAGAAGATTTATTATTATCTTCAGAAGAACTTGCAACAATATGGAATATTAGAAAATCAATGAGCAATGCTTCTACTGCAGAAGTAACAGAAATGATGATAGACAAATTAATATCAACCAATAATAATAAAGAGTTTGTAAATATATTAAATAAAATGTAA
- the prfA gene encoding peptide chain release factor 1 yields MLEKLKFLSEKYQDLNKKISDPEIISNTKQWQKYVKEHAELEPIVAKYSEYEDANKQLDDAKEMLKDKLEDDFKEMVKQEVVELTEKIESLQEEIKLMLIPKDPNDEKNVILEIRAGAGGDEAGIFAGDLFRMYTRYAERNRWKVEMMNSNEQGVGGFKEVIVMIKGKGAYSRLKFESGVHRVQRIPATESGGRIHTSTATVAVLPEVDDVEIEIKPSEVRVDVYRSSGNGGQSVNTTDSAVRLTHIPTGIVVAMQDEKSQLKNKDKAFKVLKARLYEKYQSEQNAEIAQARKSQVGTGDRSAKIRTYNFPQGRISDHRINMTIYKLDAFLDGDIDEMIDALITTDQAEKLKSVER; encoded by the coding sequence ATGTTGGAAAAACTTAAATTTCTTTCGGAAAAGTATCAAGATTTAAATAAGAAAATAAGTGACCCAGAAATTATTAGCAATACAAAGCAGTGGCAAAAATATGTTAAAGAGCATGCTGAATTAGAGCCAATTGTTGCAAAGTATTCTGAGTATGAAGATGCAAATAAGCAATTAGATGATGCAAAAGAAATGTTAAAAGATAAATTAGAAGATGATTTCAAAGAAATGGTGAAACAAGAAGTTGTTGAACTTACTGAAAAAATAGAATCATTACAAGAAGAAATTAAATTAATGTTAATACCTAAAGACCCTAATGATGAGAAAAATGTTATACTTGAAATTAGAGCAGGTGCAGGTGGAGACGAAGCTGGTATTTTTGCTGGAGATTTATTTAGAATGTATACTAGATATGCAGAGAGGAATAGATGGAAGGTAGAAATGATGAACTCTAATGAGCAAGGAGTTGGAGGTTTTAAAGAAGTAATTGTGATGATTAAAGGTAAGGGAGCTTATAGCAGATTAAAGTTTGAAAGTGGTGTTCATAGGGTGCAAAGAATACCAGCAACTGAATCTGGTGGTAGAATACACACTTCTACTGCAACAGTAGCTGTTTTACCAGAAGTTGACGATGTAGAAATTGAAATTAAGCCTTCTGAAGTAAGAGTAGATGTATACAGATCTTCAGGCAATGGAGGACAAAGTGTTAATACAACTGACTCAGCAGTAAGACTTACTCATATACCTACGGGTATAGTTGTTGCAATGCAAGATGAAAAATCTCAGCTTAAAAATAAAGATAAAGCATTTAAGGTATTGAAAGCTAGATTATATGAAAAGTACCAATCTGAACAAAATGCAGAAATAGCACAAGCGAGAAAGAGCCAAGTTGGTACAGGAGATAGAAGTGCTAAGATTAGAACTTACAATTTCCCACAAGGTAGAATAAGTGATCACAGAATAAATATGACTATTTATAAACTTGATGCATTCTTAGATGGTGATATAGATGAAATGATAGATGCATTAATCACTACAGATCAAGCAGAAAAACTAAAAAGCGTAGAAAGATAA
- a CDS encoding ZIP family metal transporter translates to MIYLYVNTLIGFLVGVLGTTMGGIITLLIVKSSHKLNNFLFGFTGGLMLSVVIFELLPDSFDICGSKYTIIGVVIGIMFVKLTSTIINSIGFKNKLLKVGFLMSIAIGTHNLPEGIAIGSSLTNNITIGLTIVLIMIIHNIPEGVAMATPLKIGGFSGYKLIGLCIIAGLPTGVGAFIGSFLGNISDELMSICFSFAGGAMLYIICNDLIPASIENNKIFCSFLGITTGLFFGFIIINFLSL, encoded by the coding sequence ATGATATATCTATATGTAAATACACTAATTGGTTTTTTAGTAGGTGTACTTGGTACTACAATGGGAGGAATAATAACTCTATTAATAGTCAAATCAAGTCATAAATTAAACAATTTTCTTTTTGGCTTTACTGGCGGTCTAATGTTAAGCGTTGTAATATTCGAGCTTTTACCTGACAGTTTTGATATTTGTGGTAGTAAATATACTATTATAGGTGTTGTAATAGGAATTATGTTTGTTAAGCTCACATCTACAATAATCAATTCTATTGGCTTTAAAAATAAGTTGCTTAAAGTTGGTTTCTTGATGAGTATTGCTATTGGAACGCATAATCTACCTGAAGGTATAGCTATAGGTTCGAGTTTGACAAATAACATTACTATTGGATTAACAATAGTATTAATCATGATTATACATAATATACCTGAAGGAGTAGCTATGGCAACACCTCTAAAAATTGGTGGCTTTTCAGGTTATAAATTAATTGGTTTGTGTATAATTGCAGGTTTACCAACAGGAGTAGGTGCTTTTATTGGTTCTTTTTTAGGAAATATATCTGATGAGTTAATGTCTATTTGTTTTTCTTTTGCTGGCGGTGCTATGCTATATATAATTTGCAATGATTTGATCCCAGCATCTATAGAAAATAATAAAATATTTTGTTCTTTTTTAGGAATAACTACTGGATTGTTTTTTGGATTTATTATTATAAATTTTTTGAGCTTATAA
- a CDS encoding L-threonylcarbamoyladenylate synthase: MNTKIFKINPDNPQEDKLTEASEIIKKGGIVAFPTETVYGLGANALNENAVSKIFEAKGRPSDNPLIVHVANLEQVEKLVEEIPQEAYKIMESFWPGPITIIFNKSKIVPDSITAGLPTVAIRMPNHKIALDLINKSELPIAAPSANLSGKPSPTTFKHVKEDLTGKIDAIIEGGFTGVGLESTVVDITTGIPTILRPGGITREDLMNLFSEVKMDPALHDSSAIPKSPGQKYKHYAPNAKVYVIQGMVTDIQKRIELLYNEYSLQGLKVGIMATNQTEKLYEGKLTINVGDRLNPETIASNLFKALRNFDDMKVDIILAEAIDDDGIGAAIMNRLNKSAGGNIITAKED, translated from the coding sequence ATGAATACAAAAATATTTAAAATAAATCCTGATAACCCTCAAGAGGATAAGCTTACAGAAGCAAGCGAAATTATAAAAAAGGGGGGAATAGTTGCTTTCCCAACAGAAACAGTTTATGGACTTGGAGCTAATGCCCTCAATGAAAATGCAGTATCAAAAATATTTGAAGCTAAGGGAAGACCATCAGATAACCCATTAATTGTTCATGTAGCTAATTTAGAACAAGTTGAAAAACTAGTAGAAGAAATACCACAAGAAGCATATAAAATCATGGAAAGCTTTTGGCCAGGTCCAATCACCATAATATTTAATAAAAGTAAAATTGTACCCGATAGTATTACTGCAGGGCTACCAACAGTAGCTATAAGAATGCCAAATCACAAGATTGCATTAGATCTTATAAATAAGAGTGAGTTACCCATAGCAGCACCTAGTGCTAACTTATCTGGAAAACCTAGTCCAACAACTTTTAAACATGTAAAAGAAGACTTGACTGGTAAAATAGATGCAATAATAGAGGGAGGCTTCACAGGTGTAGGATTGGAGTCTACTGTAGTTGATATAACAACTGGTATACCAACTATTCTAAGACCAGGTGGCATTACAAGAGAGGACTTAATGAACCTGTTTTCTGAGGTAAAGATGGATCCGGCGCTACATGATAGCAGTGCTATACCAAAATCACCTGGACAGAAGTATAAACATTATGCACCAAATGCAAAAGTATATGTAATACAAGGTATGGTTACAGATATTCAAAAAAGGATTGAGTTATTATACAATGAATATAGTTTACAAGGATTAAAGGTTGGCATAATGGCTACAAATCAAACTGAAAAATTATATGAGGGAAAACTAACAATAAATGTCGGCGATAGATTAAATCCAGAAACAATAGCTAGCAATTTATTTAAAGCACTGAGAAATTTTGATGATATGAAAGTAGATATTATATTAGCTGAAGCAATAGATGATGATGGAATAGGAGCAGCTATAATGAATAGATTGAACAAATCTGCAGGAGGCAATATTATAACTGCAAAGGAGGACTAA
- the fsa gene encoding fructose-6-phosphate aldolase: protein MKLFIDTANIDEIKEINEWGVICGVTTNPSLIAKEGRDFKQVISEIIEIVDGPISAEVISLKKDDMLTEAEELAKIHPNIVIKIPMTDEGLKAVKELTKKGIKTNVTLVFSAAQALLAARAGATYVSPFVGRMDDIGNEGLDIIRDIVDVFDLHGIKTEIITASIRTPMHVIKAAKEGAHIATIPYKVFKAMVKHPLTDNGIERFLKDWESVNK, encoded by the coding sequence ATGAAGCTGTTTATTGATACTGCAAATATTGATGAAATTAAAGAGATTAATGAGTGGGGTGTAATTTGTGGAGTAACAACGAATCCATCATTAATTGCAAAAGAGGGAAGAGACTTCAAACAAGTAATTTCAGAAATAATCGAAATAGTTGATGGCCCTATAAGTGCAGAAGTAATAAGCTTAAAAAAAGATGATATGCTTACAGAAGCTGAGGAGCTTGCAAAAATTCATCCTAATATAGTAATTAAAATCCCTATGACAGATGAAGGGTTGAAGGCTGTAAAAGAATTGACTAAAAAAGGTATTAAAACAAATGTTACTTTAGTATTTTCAGCCGCGCAAGCGTTATTAGCAGCAAGAGCAGGTGCTACCTATGTAAGTCCCTTTGTTGGTAGAATGGACGACATTGGTAATGAGGGTTTAGATATTATTAGAGATATAGTAGATGTTTTTGATCTTCATGGTATTAAGACAGAAATAATAACAGCAAGTATTAGAACTCCAATGCATGTTATCAAAGCTGCAAAAGAAGGTGCACATATAGCAACTATACCATATAAGGTGTTCAAAGCTATGGTCAAGCATCCTTTAACAGACAATGGAATAGAACGTTTTTTGAAAGATTGGGAAAGTGTAAACAAATAA
- a CDS encoding cation:proton antiporter, with protein MDEGALFLLEIGLILLFANIGGYISKKLEQPAVLGQILIGLIIGPSVLNLVSATDFINHMAEIGVILLMFIAGLETDLDDLKASGQSSAIIAIGGVIFPFIFGMGVVYLLKANSTFQEQLFVGVILTATSVSITVQALRELNRLRTKQGMAILGAAIIDDVVGIILLAVVVSAINPAEGTSILFVILKIIAFFVIALILGIVFSKTITKYSDIMRRDGRLLTSALIFCFFLAFIAEEMGVAAIIGAYITGVIFSTTPHRNRVSHEIQNIAYALFTPIFFVNIGLKVQLHGIGNSILLSVGIILAAIFGKVIGCLIGARVSKFNLKESFQISIGMIPRAEVALIVTSLGLKLKVIGHDIFTSIILLVLVSTIITPILLKIVYKNDTVENDKLA; from the coding sequence TTGGATGAAGGCGCATTATTCTTATTAGAAATTGGTCTAATATTGTTATTTGCAAATATTGGTGGTTACATTAGTAAAAAACTTGAACAACCAGCAGTTTTAGGGCAAATTCTTATAGGATTAATTATAGGACCCTCTGTCTTAAACCTTGTTTCTGCAACAGATTTTATCAATCATATGGCAGAGATAGGAGTTATTTTATTGATGTTTATAGCTGGTTTGGAAACGGACTTAGATGACTTGAAAGCATCAGGGCAATCATCAGCAATTATAGCTATTGGAGGAGTTATCTTTCCCTTTATATTTGGAATGGGGGTTGTTTACTTATTAAAAGCTAACTCAACTTTTCAAGAACAACTTTTTGTTGGTGTTATTTTGACAGCAACAAGTGTTAGTATAACTGTACAGGCATTAAGAGAATTAAATCGATTGAGAACCAAGCAAGGAATGGCAATACTTGGTGCTGCTATAATAGATGATGTAGTTGGTATAATATTGTTAGCAGTAGTTGTAAGCGCTATAAATCCTGCTGAAGGTACAAGTATACTTTTTGTTATACTTAAGATAATAGCATTTTTTGTTATTGCCTTAATACTTGGAATCGTTTTCTCAAAAACTATTACCAAATATTCAGACATCATGAGACGTGATGGCAGATTATTGACATCAGCTCTTATATTTTGTTTCTTTTTAGCTTTCATAGCTGAAGAAATGGGTGTAGCTGCAATAATAGGCGCATATATAACAGGAGTAATTTTCTCTACGACACCACACAGAAATAGAGTATCGCATGAAATACAAAATATAGCTTATGCATTGTTTACACCAATATTTTTTGTAAATATAGGGCTTAAAGTACAATTACACGGCATTGGTAATTCCATATTACTTAGCGTTGGAATAATATTAGCTGCTATATTTGGAAAAGTTATTGGATGTTTAATTGGTGCAAGAGTATCAAAATTTAATTTGAAAGAGTCTTTTCAAATAAGTATAGGTATGATACCAAGAGCGGAGGTAGCATTAATTGTTACAAGTTTAGGCTTAAAGCTTAAGGTTATAGGTCATGATATTTTTACATCAATAATCTTGTTAGTATTAGTATCAACAATTATTACACCAATACTTCTTAAAATTGTTTATAAAAATGATACAGTAGAAAATGATAAACTTGCTTAG
- the rpmE gene encoding 50S ribosomal protein L31: MKKGIHPEYKKVKVRCACGNEFETGSVKDSLKVEVCSECHPFYTGRQKFVDKGGRVDKFKKKYGMK; the protein is encoded by the coding sequence ATGAAAAAAGGAATTCATCCAGAATATAAAAAAGTTAAAGTGCGTTGTGCATGCGGCAATGAATTTGAAACAGGTTCAGTAAAAGATAGCTTAAAGGTTGAAGTTTGTTCAGAGTGCCATCCATTCTATACAGGACGTCAAAAATTTGTAGATAAAGGTGGACGTGTTGATAAATTCAAGAAGAAATACGGCATGAAGTAA
- the prmC gene encoding peptide chain release factor N(5)-glutamine methyltransferase, with amino-acid sequence MLISIRDLINEGVKKLETAKIASPLLDVQLLLCHVLEVDKVFLYCHMNDTIDLQKAEEFNKLLEKRYKGCPLQYITNKQEFMGLDFYVDENVLIPRPDTEILVEKILEIMKGENFIKKRSINIADIGSGSGAIGLSLAKYETRCKVHSVDISENALKITTRNSENLEVKQRVKLYKGDMLSPLLNKELEKSFDIIVSNPPYIPSDEIDSLQIEVSKYEPRLALDGGLDGLEYYREIITASPKLLAKNGVLAFEIGWNQGEDLKKLLKETGEYKNVEVIKDLANLDRVVIAVLNPD; translated from the coding sequence ATGTTGATAAGCATTAGAGATTTAATCAATGAAGGGGTAAAAAAATTAGAGACTGCTAAAATAGCAAGCCCTCTATTAGATGTACAACTGCTATTATGTCATGTATTAGAAGTTGATAAAGTATTTTTATACTGCCACATGAATGATACAATAGATTTACAAAAAGCTGAAGAATTTAATAAACTACTTGAAAAAAGATATAAAGGTTGTCCTCTTCAATATATAACTAATAAGCAGGAGTTTATGGGACTAGATTTTTATGTAGATGAAAATGTTTTGATACCCAGACCGGATACAGAAATATTAGTTGAAAAAATATTGGAGATTATGAAAGGTGAAAATTTTATTAAGAAACGCAGTATAAATATAGCTGACATAGGCTCAGGAAGTGGAGCGATAGGGCTAAGCTTAGCTAAATATGAAACAAGATGTAAAGTGCATAGTGTGGATATTAGTGAAAATGCTCTAAAGATAACAACGAGGAATAGTGAAAACTTAGAAGTTAAACAAAGAGTTAAGCTATACAAAGGTGACATGTTAAGCCCGTTGTTAAATAAAGAATTAGAAAAAAGCTTTGATATAATTGTTTCTAATCCCCCGTATATTCCATCTGATGAAATAGATTCTTTGCAGATAGAAGTTTCTAAATACGAACCTAGATTAGCATTAGATGGAGGATTAGATGGATTAGAATACTATAGAGAAATAATAACAGCTTCTCCTAAACTGTTAGCTAAAAACGGAGTGCTTGCATTTGAAATAGGATGGAATCAAGGAGAGGATTTGAAAAAATTATTGAAAGAGACTGGTGAATATAAAAATGTAGAAGTTATAAAAGATTTAGCAAATTTGGATAGGGTTGTAATAGCTGTATTAAACCCAGATTAA
- a CDS encoding thymidine kinase, which produces MSKLYFRYGAMNCGKSTNLLQVAHNYEERGMKIILIKPCIDTKGDDKISSRLGVERKVDLLATKEVDIYNHILLLNKQENIDCILVDEAQFFTQEQAQQLFNIAVKLNIPTICYGLRTDFQMNGFPGSTRLLELAHSIEELKTICTCGKKAIFNGRKINGKFVFKGEQIAIDDNDLIEYQSLCAKCYYEKFEEYNNCNK; this is translated from the coding sequence ATGAGCAAACTATATTTTAGATATGGAGCAATGAATTGTGGAAAATCTACGAATTTACTGCAAGTAGCACATAATTATGAAGAAAGAGGAATGAAAATCATATTGATAAAGCCTTGCATAGATACTAAAGGTGATGATAAGATTAGTTCCAGACTTGGAGTAGAAAGAAAGGTAGATTTATTGGCTACTAAAGAGGTTGATATTTATAACCATATTTTATTGTTAAATAAACAAGAAAACATTGACTGTATTTTAGTTGATGAAGCACAATTTTTCACCCAAGAACAAGCACAGCAGTTGTTTAATATAGCTGTAAAATTAAATATACCAACAATATGTTATGGATTAAGAACAGATTTTCAAATGAATGGTTTCCCAGGAAGTACAAGACTCTTAGAGTTAGCACATAGTATAGAAGAATTAAAAACAATATGTACTTGTGGAAAGAAAGCAATTTTTAATGGAAGAAAAATAAATGGTAAATTTGTTTTTAAAGGAGAGCAGATTGCTATTGATGATAATGATCTTATAGAATACCAATCTCTTTGTGCAAAATGTTATTATGAAAAGTTCGAAGAGTATAATAATTGTAATAAATAG
- a CDS encoding DUF1385 domain-containing protein, with translation MGKLKVDRSKIYQKVEPKNVGGQAIIEGVMMKGKNSVSVAVRKPDGEIEVDKRKITPVTEKYKFLGLPFFRGSVALIEAMIIGTKALMYSAKFYEEEDYEPSKFDKFLEKIFKDKVEDVIIYFSVFISLLISIGIFMLGPSFITNLLKSKINNAIGLNLIEGLIRVIIFLIYIFSVSKLKDIKRVFEYHGAEHKTIHCYENNEELTVDNARKYTTLHPRCGTSFLFTVMIISILVFSLFGWPNPLLRFISRIVMLPVIAGISYEINRYTGKSQSKFAFIVSYPGLLLQKITTNEPDDSQLEVGIAALKGVIEEEEPNVDKH, from the coding sequence ATGGGAAAACTAAAAGTTGATAGAAGTAAAATATATCAAAAAGTTGAACCTAAAAACGTTGGTGGTCAGGCTATTATTGAGGGCGTTATGATGAAAGGTAAAAATAGTGTTTCTGTAGCTGTAAGAAAGCCTGATGGTGAAATAGAAGTTGACAAAAGAAAGATAACACCAGTTACCGAAAAGTATAAATTTTTGGGGTTACCTTTTTTTAGAGGTTCAGTAGCTTTAATTGAGGCTATGATAATAGGAACAAAAGCATTGATGTACTCTGCTAAATTTTATGAGGAAGAAGATTATGAACCAAGCAAATTCGATAAGTTTTTGGAAAAGATATTTAAAGATAAAGTTGAAGATGTAATCATATATTTTTCTGTGTTCATATCATTGTTGATTTCCATAGGAATATTTATGTTAGGACCATCCTTTATAACTAATTTATTAAAAAGTAAAATAAATAACGCAATTGGACTTAATTTAATTGAAGGACTGATTAGAGTTATAATATTCCTAATATATATATTCTCTGTTTCAAAGCTTAAAGATATAAAAAGAGTTTTTGAATATCATGGTGCTGAACACAAAACAATACACTGCTATGAAAATAATGAAGAATTAACTGTTGATAATGCTAGAAAATATACAACACTGCACCCAAGATGTGGTACTAGTTTTTTATTTACTGTTATGATTATTAGTATTTTAGTTTTTTCATTATTTGGATGGCCAAACCCATTATTAAGGTTTATTTCTCGTATTGTGATGCTTCCTGTAATAGCAGGAATATCATATGAAATAAATAGATATACTGGAAAAAGTCAGTCGAAATTTGCTTTTATAGTTTCATATCCTGGCTTATTACTACAAAAAATAACTACAAATGAACCTGATGATTCTCAGCTTGAAGTAGGTATAGCAGCATTAAAAGGTGTAATAGAAGAAGAGGAACCTAATGTTGATAAGCATTAG
- the glpX gene encoding class II fructose-bisphosphatase: MDRNLAISLVRVTETAALASAKYMGRGDKISADQAAVDGMRAAFDMVDVKGTVVIGEGEKDKAPMLYIGETIGAAKEGSLEVDIAVDPLDGTTLVAKGLPNAIAVIAIAPKGCLLHAPDTYMKKIAVGPKAAGCIDIEASTEENIKAVAKALNKNIGDLTVIVQDRQRHYDLIKEIRRVGARIKLFSEGDVAACIATAFDNTGVDMLMGIGGAPEGVLAAAALKCMGGEFQSKLNIRSDEELERCRDLNLTDEDINKVLRLDDLIKGDDVFFSATGISDGELLKGVIYQENNTALTESIVMRSKTGTVRFVKAYHKLDKSDVLSELMNKHK; the protein is encoded by the coding sequence ATGGATAGAAATTTAGCTATTTCATTAGTTAGAGTTACAGAAACAGCTGCTTTGGCATCTGCTAAATATATGGGAAGAGGAGATAAGATTTCTGCTGACCAAGCTGCTGTAGATGGAATGAGAGCTGCTTTTGATATGGTTGATGTTAAAGGGACAGTTGTTATTGGTGAAGGTGAAAAAGACAAAGCACCTATGTTATACATAGGAGAAACTATAGGAGCAGCTAAAGAAGGTTCTTTAGAGGTTGATATAGCTGTAGACCCGTTAGATGGTACTACTCTTGTTGCAAAGGGATTGCCAAATGCTATAGCAGTTATAGCAATAGCACCAAAAGGATGTTTACTACATGCTCCTGATACTTATATGAAAAAAATAGCAGTAGGACCCAAAGCTGCAGGATGTATAGACATTGAAGCTTCAACTGAGGAAAATATTAAAGCAGTTGCAAAAGCTCTCAATAAAAACATTGGAGATTTGACTGTCATAGTTCAGGACAGACAAAGACATTACGATTTAATTAAAGAAATAAGAAGAGTTGGAGCTAGAATTAAACTATTTTCTGAAGGCGATGTTGCAGCATGTATTGCGACTGCCTTTGACAACACAGGAGTAGATATGTTGATGGGTATTGGTGGAGCACCGGAAGGTGTTTTAGCAGCAGCAGCTTTAAAATGCATGGGTGGAGAGTTTCAGAGTAAGCTTAATATTAGGTCAGATGAAGAATTGGAAAGATGTAGAGATTTAAATTTAACAGATGAAGATATAAATAAGGTACTAAGATTAGATGATCTTATTAAGGGTGATGATGTATTTTTTAGTGCTACTGGTATAAGTGATGGAGAATTATTAAAAGGTGTTATATATCAAGAGAATAATACAGCCTTAACAGAATCAATAGTAATGAGGTCAAAAACAGGTACAGTAAGATTTGTTAAAGCATATCATAAGCTTGACAAGAGTGATGTATTATCTGAACTTATGAATAAACATAAGTAA